One window of the Eucalyptus grandis isolate ANBG69807.140 chromosome 8, ASM1654582v1, whole genome shotgun sequence genome contains the following:
- the LOC120287018 gene encoding rust resistance kinase Lr10-like produces MIISRSSIFMLCVLLLISHVLLLLGTNCDAKKNHLCAPSSCSEIRNISYPFRLKGNLNDCGNSQYELAYENNRTILYLNAGRYYVKLIHYDFYIDQNDFTGNITVVDDGLQKGNCSSLPRYPLSYFNTSSPFGFLYGIPYGNVTVAFMKCSQPVTSASYIDAKPCIEGAYSADTTPYFSQMKLYSYAVVGDLQVGDIKDSCNVTMMAFPSDQISWWKGDQNGSLPYKDLHNKMVEGFNLSYPFYIWSTKKFPCYFLSFGYRREDCGYYIRTPYSAWAMHWYAAPVGRSLAFPLANYVAAKFILGAPCVLILLIYKWMRRHWAIDANIEEFLQAHNNFCPIRYSYSDIKKITKKFKCKLGEGGYGSVYRGILRSGNEVAVKILNKPESNGQDFISEVATIGRIHHINVVQLVGFCFDYSKQALVYNFMPNGSLDKHISNKDGDDPLDYKKMHEISLGIARGIEYLHRGCDMQILHFDIKPHNILLDQSFTPKISDFRLARLYPIGHSTVSLTAARGTLGYMAPELFYKDIGGISYKADVYSFGMMLMEMAGRRRNINAHAGHSSQIYFPLWVYDQLSKEKEVERVEVIEEERETRKMIIVALWCIQLSPNDRPSMRKVLDMLEGDIDKLQLPPKPLLYPIEASTDDANNEIELEIVSFSSSASIISGSYQFDHDNEFTKSCIV; encoded by the exons ATGATTATTTCTCGCAGCTCGATATTTATGCTCTGTGTTTTACTTCTCATATCGCATGTTCTGCTATTGTTAGGGACAAACTGCGATGCGAAGAAGAATCACTTGTGTGCCCCTTCATCTTGCAGTGAGATCCGTAACATAAGTTATCCTTTTCGATTGAAAGGCAATCTGAATGACTGCGGTAACTCTCAGTATGAGCTAGCTTATGAAAATAACCGCACTATTCTATATTTAAATGCTGGCCGATATTATGTGAAGTTGATTCATTACGATTTCTATATTGACCAAAATGACTTCACTGGTAATATCACGGTGGTTGATGATGGACTGCAGAAGGGTAATTGCTCATCCCTTCCTCGTTACCCATTGTCGTACTTCAATACGTCTAGTCCATTTGGTTTTTTATATGGAATTCCATATGGCAATGTCACTGTGGCCTTCATGAAGTGCTCACAACCTGTTACTTCTGCTTCTTATATTGATGCCAAACCATGTATTGAGGGCGCATACTCTGCCGACACAACTCCttatttttcccaaatgaaACTGTACTCATACGCTGTAGTCGGAGATCTACAAGTAGGGGATATCAAGGACTCTTGCAACGTAACCATGATGGCATTCCCATCGGATCAAATCTCATGGTGGAAAGGGGATCAAAATGGGAGCTTACCATACAAGGACCTCCACAACAAGATGGTCGAGGGATTCAATCTCTCCTATCCATTCTACATTTGGTCGACAAAAAAGTTTCCATGTTACTTCTTAAGTTTTGGATACCGAAGGGAGGATTGCGGCTATTATATCC GCACCCCTTATTCTGCGTGGGCCATGCATTGGTATGCGGCACCTGTAGGTCGGAGCCTCGCCTTTCCCTTGG CCAACTACGTCGCAGCAAAATTCATACTCGGAGCTCCATGTGTGTTGATACTTCTAATCTATAAGTGGATGAGAAGGCATTGGGCGATTGATGCAAACATCGAAGAATTCCTACAAGCTCACAACAACTTTTGCcccataaggtactcttactcgGATATCAAGAagattacaaaaaaattcaaatgcaaATTAGGTGAGGGAGGATATGGTTCTGTGTACAGAGGAATCCTTAGAAGTGGCAATGAAGTTGCGGTTAAGATATTGAACAAACCAGAATCTAATGGCCAAGATTTTATTAGTGAAGTGGCCACAATTGGAAGGATCCACCACATCAATGTAGTGCAACTTGTTGGTTTTTGCTTCGATTACTCCAAACAAGCTCTGGTCTACAATTTCATGCCGAATGGCTCTTTGGATAAAcacatttcaaataaggatggTGATGATCCTCTTGATTATAAGAAAATGCATGAGATCTCTCTTGGCATAGCTAGAGGGATAGAGTATCTACATCGGGGATGtgatatgcaaattctacaCTTTGATATCAAGCCTCACAACATTCTCCTAGACCAAAGTTTCACTCCAAAAATTTCTGACTTTAGACTTGCAAGACTTTATCCCATCGGTCATAGCACAGTATCGTTGACTGCAGCAAGAGGAACCTTAGGTTATATGGCGCCTGAGCTGTTCTACAAAGACATTGGTGGCATTTCTTATAAAGCCGATGTTTACAGTTTTGGGATGatgttgatggaaatggctGGTAGAAGGAGAAATATAAATGCACATGCAGGGCATTCAagtcaaatttactttcctttgtgGGTTTATGATCAACTCAGCAAAGAAAAGGAGGTCGAAAGGGTAGAAGTcatagaagaggaaagagaaacgAGGAAGATGATAATCGTTGCGCTATGGTGCATACAGCTGAGCCCTAATGATCGGCCGTCAATGAGGAAAGTTCTAGATATGCTTGAAGGAGATATCGATAAACTGCAACTACCTCCAAAACCGCTTTTGTATCCGATAGAGGCATCGACTGATGATGCCAACAATGAGATAGAACTTGAAATAGTCTCATTTTCGTCAAGTGCTTCGATAATTTCTGGCAGTTACCAATTTGACCACGACAATGAGTTTACGAAATCATGTATTGTGTGA